Proteins from one Arthrobacter sp. DNA4 genomic window:
- a CDS encoding carbohydrate ABC transporter permease yields MATELGPTPVKSPASGGTPVHHAPKGVGEDNRIASQGRWASWLLAPTIIALAVVIVYPIISAIVMSFQKDAGLDPATGLFTAGGPAGIQNYVNWLAQQCSAPDGGTVACPPGTLGGQFWSATATTFFFTVVTVAFETVLGFWMAMIMARTFRGRSLVRAAVLVPWAIPTAVTAKLWFFIFAFEGIANKLFNTTILWTGSEWPVKWAVIIADVWKTTPFMALLILAGLQMIPAEVYEAAKVDGATAWQRFRLITLPLVKPALMVAVLFRTLDALRMFDLPYILTGGANNTTTLSILVINQIRQGFNSAAALSTITFIIIFLVAFIFVRFLGANVVEQSGATGKGKK; encoded by the coding sequence ATGGCAACCGAACTAGGCCCGACGCCGGTCAAGTCACCGGCGTCGGGCGGTACCCCCGTCCATCACGCGCCCAAGGGCGTGGGGGAGGACAACAGGATTGCAAGCCAGGGGCGCTGGGCCTCCTGGCTCCTCGCCCCCACCATCATCGCCCTCGCCGTGGTGATCGTTTACCCGATCATCAGCGCCATTGTTATGTCCTTCCAAAAGGATGCCGGCCTGGATCCGGCCACGGGCCTCTTCACCGCAGGCGGCCCGGCGGGTATTCAGAACTACGTCAACTGGCTGGCGCAGCAGTGTTCGGCACCGGACGGCGGAACCGTAGCCTGCCCGCCGGGCACCCTGGGTGGGCAGTTCTGGTCCGCTACAGCCACCACGTTCTTCTTCACGGTAGTGACTGTGGCGTTCGAAACTGTCCTGGGTTTCTGGATGGCCATGATCATGGCGCGTACGTTCCGCGGACGCAGCCTGGTCCGCGCCGCCGTGCTGGTGCCCTGGGCCATCCCTACTGCTGTGACGGCCAAGCTCTGGTTCTTCATTTTCGCTTTCGAGGGCATCGCCAACAAGCTGTTCAATACCACCATCCTGTGGACAGGCAGCGAGTGGCCGGTCAAGTGGGCCGTGATCATTGCCGACGTCTGGAAGACCACGCCGTTCATGGCGCTGCTGATCCTTGCCGGCCTGCAGATGATTCCGGCGGAAGTTTATGAGGCAGCCAAGGTGGACGGCGCCACTGCCTGGCAGCGGTTCCGCCTGATCACCCTTCCGCTGGTCAAGCCGGCGCTGATGGTGGCAGTCCTGTTCCGTACGCTGGACGCGCTGCGCATGTTCGACCTGCCGTACATCCTCACCGGCGGTGCGAACAACACCACCACTTTGTCCATCCTGGTGATCAACCAGATCAGGCAAGGCTTCAACTCGGCGGCCGCACTGTCCACCATCACGTTCATCATCATCTTCCTCGTCGCCTTCATCTTTGTCCGCTTCCTCGGGGCAAACGTGGTTGAGCAGAGCGGTGCCACAGGAAAGGGGAAGAAATGA
- a CDS encoding ABC transporter substrate-binding protein, with the protein MKTPRFLLPAATAGILALTLSACGGGGGGGTTGGGGSDADANLDGRGPITYVQGKDNSNVVRPLVDKWNAAHPNEKVTFKEQTDQADQQHDDIVQHFQAKQSDYDVVDVDVVWTAEFAAKGWLQPLKDKMAIDTSAMLKPTVDSATYKGTLYAAPQTSDGGILYYRKDLVPTPPKTWDEMMSMCSIAKQNNIGCYAGQFSKYEGLTVNASEAINSAGGSVLNKEGKPDLNTSEAKAGLGNLAKAYADGNIPKEAITYKEEDSRQAFQSGKLMFLRNWPYAFNLITTEGSSAVKDKTGLAALPGKDGPGASSLGGHNLAVSVYSKNKATALDFLKFMTSAETEKFYATQGSLAPVLGSLYEDQELVAKLPYLPVLKTSIENAVPRPVTPFYPAVTKAIQENAYSAIKGEKSVETALSDMQKSIESAGAGS; encoded by the coding sequence ATGAAAACCCCGAGATTCCTGCTTCCGGCTGCCACTGCCGGCATTCTGGCCCTTACGTTGTCCGCCTGCGGCGGCGGAGGTGGAGGGGGCACCACGGGCGGTGGGGGCAGCGACGCTGACGCCAACCTCGACGGCCGCGGCCCCATCACGTATGTACAGGGCAAGGACAACAGCAACGTTGTCCGCCCCCTGGTCGATAAGTGGAATGCGGCCCACCCGAACGAAAAGGTCACCTTCAAGGAACAGACCGACCAGGCCGACCAGCAGCACGATGACATCGTCCAGCACTTCCAGGCCAAGCAGTCCGATTACGACGTTGTGGATGTGGACGTTGTCTGGACCGCGGAATTCGCAGCCAAGGGCTGGCTGCAGCCGCTGAAGGACAAGATGGCGATCGACACCAGCGCCATGCTCAAGCCCACCGTGGACAGCGCAACGTACAAGGGCACCCTGTACGCGGCTCCGCAGACCTCTGACGGTGGCATCCTGTACTACCGCAAGGACCTGGTTCCCACCCCGCCCAAGACCTGGGACGAGATGATGAGCATGTGCTCCATCGCCAAGCAGAACAACATCGGCTGCTACGCAGGCCAGTTCAGCAAGTACGAGGGCCTCACGGTGAATGCTTCCGAGGCCATCAACTCGGCCGGCGGCTCGGTCCTCAACAAGGAAGGCAAGCCCGACCTGAACACCTCCGAGGCCAAGGCCGGCCTGGGGAACCTGGCGAAGGCCTACGCTGACGGCAACATTCCCAAGGAAGCCATCACCTACAAGGAAGAGGACAGCCGCCAGGCGTTCCAGAGCGGCAAGCTCATGTTCCTGCGCAACTGGCCCTACGCATTCAACCTGATCACCACTGAAGGCTCGTCGGCTGTGAAGGACAAGACCGGCCTGGCTGCCCTGCCGGGCAAGGACGGCCCCGGTGCCTCCTCCCTTGGCGGCCACAACCTCGCCGTCAGTGTCTACTCCAAGAACAAGGCCACCGCGCTGGACTTCCTGAAGTTCATGACTTCGGCCGAAACCGAGAAGTTCTACGCTACGCAGGGCTCCCTGGCCCCGGTGCTTGGTTCGCTGTATGAGGACCAGGAACTGGTTGCCAAGCTGCCCTACCTGCCGGTCCTGAAGACGTCCATCGAAAACGCTGTGCCGCGTCCGGTGACGCCTTTCTACCCGGCTGTCACCAAGGCAATCCAAGAGAACGCCTACTCCGCAATCAAGGGAGAAAAGTCCGTGGAAACCGCACTCTCTGACATGCAGAAGTCCATCGAATCCGCCGGTGCGGGATCGTAG
- a CDS encoding carbohydrate ABC transporter permease has product MTTATADATALRARQDKGRKAAQNREKWAQGRTYVSAIVILIWCLAPAYWMVVTAFREVGFTYDTSILPTHVTLDNFKTAFDTSFGNRFGQALLNSVFIGGVVTIVSLLIGVFAAYALARLNFKGKFLVLGFILGASMFPGVALITPLFQLFTNIGWMGTYQALIIPNISFVLPLTVYTMTSFFREMPWELEESARVDGCTQGQAFRKVIMPLAAPAIFTTAILAFISSWNEFLIASQLSSDATQPVTVAIANFAGAQPNQIPYTAIMAAGTIVTIPLVILVLVFQRKIVAGLTAGAVK; this is encoded by the coding sequence ATGACCACGGCAACAGCAGACGCCACCGCCCTGCGGGCACGCCAGGACAAAGGCCGTAAGGCTGCCCAGAACCGGGAAAAGTGGGCCCAGGGCAGGACCTATGTCAGTGCCATCGTCATTTTGATCTGGTGCCTGGCGCCGGCGTACTGGATGGTGGTGACCGCTTTCCGTGAGGTGGGGTTCACCTACGACACGTCCATCCTGCCCACCCACGTCACCTTGGACAACTTCAAGACCGCCTTCGATACGTCCTTTGGCAACAGGTTCGGCCAGGCACTGTTGAACAGTGTGTTCATCGGCGGCGTGGTGACGATCGTTTCCCTGCTCATTGGTGTGTTCGCCGCCTACGCACTTGCCCGGCTGAACTTCAAGGGCAAGTTCCTGGTACTCGGCTTCATCCTGGGCGCCTCCATGTTCCCCGGCGTTGCCCTGATCACCCCGCTCTTCCAGCTGTTCACCAATATCGGCTGGATGGGTACGTACCAGGCACTGATTATCCCGAACATCTCCTTCGTGCTCCCGCTGACGGTCTACACCATGACCTCGTTCTTCCGGGAAATGCCCTGGGAGCTTGAGGAATCGGCACGCGTGGACGGCTGCACCCAGGGACAGGCTTTCCGCAAGGTCATCATGCCCCTGGCTGCACCGGCAATCTTCACCACGGCAATCCTGGCGTTCATTTCCTCGTGGAATGAGTTCCTGATTGCCAGCCAGCTGTCCAGCGACGCAACCCAGCCGGTGACGGTGGCCATCGCCAACTTCGCCGGCGCACAGCCCAACCAGATCCCGTACACGGCCATCATGGCCGCAGGCACCATTGTCACCATTCCGCTGGTGATCCTGGTGCTGGTCTTCCAGCGCAAGATTGTCGCCGGCCTCACGGCAGGTGCAGTCAA